Genomic segment of Polyangiaceae bacterium:
GGCGGCGCGGGGCGTGAAGCTCGAGCGGCACGGCAAGGACTTGCTCGGGCGGTGCCCGTTTCACGACGACCGCGAGCCGAGCCTGGTGATCACGCCCGACAAGAACCTCTGGCATTGCCTGGGGGAGTGCCAGACGGGCGGGAGCGTGATCGACTGGGTGATCAAGGCGGAGGGGGTTTCGTTTCGGCACGCGGTGGAGCTGCTGCGCGCCGACCTTCCCTCTTTAGCTGCGACCCGGGCGACACCGACGGGCTCACCCCCGAAGCGGTCGACGGTCGCGAAGCTCGAGGCGCCCTTCGAGCGAAGCGCGGACGACGCGGTCTTGCTCGGACGGGTGGCGGAGTACTACCACGAGACGCTGAAGCAGAGCCCGGAGGCGCTCGAGTACCTGGCCCGGCGCGGGCTCCGGCACCCGGAGCTGGTGGAGCGCTTCCGCCTGGGCCACGCGAACCGCACGCTGGGCTACCGGCTGCCGGCTCGCAATCGCGACGCTGGCGCCGAGATGCGCGGGCGGCTGATCGCGCTCGGGGTGTATCGCGAGAGCGGGCACGAGCACCTGAACGGCTCGCTGGTGGTGCCGATCTTCGACGAAAGCGGCCAGGTCGTGGAGATGTACGGCCGCAAGATCCGCGATGACCTCCGCGAGGGCACGCCGCTGCACCTGTACCTGCCCGGGCCGCACCGGGGCGTCTGGAACTGGGAAGCGCTGAAGGCGAGCCGGGAGCTCATCGTGTGCGAGTCGCTGCTCGACGCGATGACGTTTTGGTGCGCGGGTTACCGGAACGTCACGGCGTGCTACGGCATCGAGGGCTTCACGGACGACCACCGGGAGGCCTTCGTGCGCCATGGCATCGAGCGGGTCTTCATCGCCTTCGATCGCGACGAGGCGGGGGAACGCGGGGCGGAGAAGCTCGCGGCGGAGCTGATCGCGGGCGGCGTCGAGGCGTGGCGGGTGGTGTTTCCGAAGGGCATGGACGCGAACGAGTACGCCCTGAAGCTCGGCCCGGCCGAGAAGAGTCTCGGGCTCGTGCTGCGGAACGCCGAGTGGCTGGGCAAGGGCAAAGCGCCGGAGCGGAGGCCGGCCATCGGGGAGGCGCTCGAGGCGCCGGTGGTTGAGCTGTCCGCTGCGCCCGCGCCAGAGTGCGAGCCCAGCGCCCTTCCCTCTTTAGCCGCTGATCCCAGGTTGCCGCCCGAGGCGCGACCGAGCAGCGACGAGCTGGTGGTCAGCTTCGGCGATCGACGCTGGCGGGTGCGCGGGCTCTCGAAGAACGCGACACCCGGGGTGTTGCGCGTCAACGTGCTGGTCTCGCGCGAGGGGGCGGGCTTTCACGTCGACACGCTGGAGCTGTACTCGGCGCGGCAGCGGGGCGCGTACCTGCGGCAGGCCGCCGAGGAGCTCGGGGTCGAGGAGCGTGTGGTCAAGCGCGATCTCGGCGAGCTCCTGCTCCGGCTGGAAGCGCAGCAGGAAGAAGCGGCGCGCTCGACGAAGGAGGTCCCGGCGGTCGAGATCAGCGAAGCGGAGCGCACGGCGGCGCTCGCGCTGCTCTCCGATCCGCGCCTGGTCGAGAGGATCGTCGAAGACCTCGGGAAGTGCGGGGTGGTCGGCGAAGACACGAACAAGCTCGTCGGCTACCTGGCGGCGACGAGCCGCAAGCTGGCGCAGCCGCTCGCGGTGGTGATCCAGAGCGCGAGCGCGGCGGGCAAGAGCTCGCTGATGGAAGCGATTCTGAGGCTGATGCCGGACGAGGAGCGCGTCGCGTACTCGGCGATGACGGGCCAGAGCCTGTTCTACATGGGCGAGATGCACCTGGCGCACAAGATCCTGTCCATCGCGGAGGAGGAGGGAGCGGAGCGCGCGAGCTACGCGCTGAAGCTGCTCCAGAGCGAGGGGGAGCTCACGATCGCGAGCACCGGGAAGGATCCGACGACGGGGCGGCTGGTGACGCAGGAATACCACGTGGAAGGGCCGGTGATGATCTTCCTCACGACGACGGCGGTCGACGTGGACGAGGAGCTGCTCAACCGCTGCGTGGTGCTCTCGGTGGACGAGGGGCGGGAGCAGACGCGGGCGATCCACGAGCGACAGCGAGAGGAGCAGACGCTCGAGGGGCTGCTCCGGCGGCAGGAGCGAAGCCGCCTGATCGAGCTTCACCAGAACGCGCAGCGCCTGCTTCGTCCGCTCTCCGTCGTGAATCCTTTCGCCCGCGAGCTCACCTTCCTCGATCACCAGACCCGCACGCGCCGGGATCACATGAAGTACCTGGCGCTGATCAGCGCGATCACGCTGCTCCACCAGCACCAGCGGCCGGTGAAGACCGCCGAGCGGGGTGGCGAGCGCGTCTCGTACATCGAGGCGACGCGGGACGACATCCGCATCGCGAACCGCCTCTGTCACGAGGTGCTCGGGAA
This window contains:
- a CDS encoding toprim domain-containing protein, which codes for MARIPDDEIEQLKTRVSLERLAAARGVKLERHGKDLLGRCPFHDDREPSLVITPDKNLWHCLGECQTGGSVIDWVIKAEGVSFRHAVELLRADLPSLAATRATPTGSPPKRSTVAKLEAPFERSADDAVLLGRVAEYYHETLKQSPEALEYLARRGLRHPELVERFRLGHANRTLGYRLPARNRDAGAEMRGRLIALGVYRESGHEHLNGSLVVPIFDESGQVVEMYGRKIRDDLREGTPLHLYLPGPHRGVWNWEALKASRELIVCESLLDAMTFWCAGYRNVTACYGIEGFTDDHREAFVRHGIERVFIAFDRDEAGERGAEKLAAELIAGGVEAWRVVFPKGMDANEYALKLGPAEKSLGLVLRNAEWLGKGKAPERRPAIGEALEAPVVELSAAPAPECEPSALPSLAADPRLPPEARPSSDELVVSFGDRRWRVRGLSKNATPGVLRVNVLVSREGAGFHVDTLELYSARQRGAYLRQAAEELGVEERVVKRDLGELLLRLEAQQEEAARSTKEVPAVEISEAERTAALALLSDPRLVERIVEDLGKCGVVGEDTNKLVGYLAATSRKLAQPLAVVIQSASAAGKSSLMEAILRLMPDEERVAYSAMTGQSLFYMGEMHLAHKILSIAEEEGAERASYALKLLQSEGELTIASTGKDPTTGRLVTQEYHVEGPVMIFLTTTAVDVDEELLNRCVVLSVDEGREQTRAIHERQREEQTLEGLLRRQERSRLIELHQNAQRLLRPLSVVNPFARELTFLDHQTRTRRDHMKYLALISAITLLHQHQRPVKTAERGGERVSYIEATRDDIRIANRLCHEVLGKTLDELPPGTRSLLEELERMVTEGCDRFGVDRADFRFSRREVRERTGLSNTQLKVHLGRLVEMEFLAVHRGRQGQGFVYELAYAGEGRDGEAFLPGLLDLDALGTTATSRGSEDDFTGVGRPPVGTRPGVSRGDESASNAQQNSSNRDLELVTSRKSRLRTANNAAVVPAVSSLAAAAVARGARDAAAG